Proteins found in one Polymorphobacter fuscus genomic segment:
- a CDS encoding glycosyltransferase family 4 protein — translation MFSGNYNYVRDGANQSLNKLVAFFEAQGNSVRVYSPTSDTPAFAPAGTLISVPSVAIPGRSEYRIARPLPQALKRDIRAFAPDIVHLAAPDLLGHSAKKLAHDMGVPVVASFHTRFETYLEYYGLGWARPAGERLLRNFYEGLDEVFVTSQGFGDVLREQGLIGHSAVWSRGVDKARFHPSKRSLDWRRSLGIGDAEPVIAFVGRLVLEKGLDTVAAAVETLRARGVAHRLLVVGEGPARAHFEALVPDAIFTGALVGEDLPTAYASAEVLLNPSTTETFGNINLEAMASGIPIVAAVATGSNCLVDDGVTGRLVEPGDIAGFADALAFYLGNSGARAAAGRAGLANAQAYDWDRINGAVLDRYRTILADRR, via the coding sequence ATGTTTTCGGGCAATTACAATTATGTCCGGGACGGCGCCAACCAGTCGCTCAACAAGCTGGTGGCGTTCTTCGAGGCGCAGGGCAATAGCGTCCGCGTCTATTCGCCGACCAGCGACACGCCGGCGTTCGCGCCGGCCGGCACGTTGATCTCGGTGCCGTCGGTCGCCATTCCGGGCCGCTCCGAATATCGCATTGCCCGCCCGCTGCCGCAGGCGCTGAAGCGCGATATCCGCGCCTTCGCCCCCGACATCGTCCATCTGGCAGCCCCCGATCTGCTCGGCCATTCGGCTAAGAAACTGGCGCATGACATGGGGGTGCCGGTCGTGGCGTCCTTCCACACCCGTTTCGAAACCTATCTCGAATATTATGGCCTGGGTTGGGCCCGCCCGGCCGGCGAACGCTTGCTGCGCAACTTCTACGAAGGGCTCGACGAGGTGTTCGTCACGTCGCAGGGCTTTGGCGACGTGCTGCGCGAACAGGGCTTGATCGGCCATAGCGCGGTCTGGAGCCGGGGCGTCGACAAGGCGCGGTTTCATCCATCGAAGCGCTCGCTCGACTGGCGGCGCAGCCTGGGTATCGGTGATGCCGAGCCCGTGATTGCCTTTGTCGGCAGGCTGGTGCTCGAAAAGGGCCTGGATACGGTCGCGGCGGCTGTCGAAACGCTGCGCGCCCGCGGTGTTGCGCACCGCTTGCTGGTGGTCGGTGAAGGTCCGGCGCGGGCGCATTTCGAAGCGCTGGTTCCGGACGCGATCTTTACCGGCGCGCTGGTCGGCGAGGATCTGCCCACCGCCTATGCCAGCGCCGAAGTGCTGCTCAACCCGTCGACGACCGAAACCTTCGGCAACATCAACCTTGAAGCCATGGCCAGTGGCATCCCGATCGTCGCGGCCGTGGCGACCGGCAGCAACTGCCTGGTCGATGACGGCGTCACCGGTCGGCTGGTCGAACCCGGCGACATCGCCGGATTTGCCGATGCGCTGGCCTTTTACCTCGGCAACTCGGGCGCCCGTGCGGCCGCCGGCCGGGCCGGGCTGGCCAACGCCCAGGCCTATGATTGGGACAGGATCAACGGCGCCGTGCTCGACCGCTATCGCACCATCCTTGCAGACCGCCGTTAA
- a CDS encoding TetR/AcrR family transcriptional regulator: protein MTLSDTRRAAMLDALADHVLAHGLAASSLRPLAKAAGLSDRMLLYHFKDKNAVLAATLATIASRLTVMLGDAVAAPMPLPEVRARLVPLLLGDALWPYMRVWLEMAALAAQGDALFAEVGEAIGRGFYAWGYAQVAAPTPERRAIDAAQLLTSLEGMVLLKSIGMEDVARLAAG from the coding sequence GTGACCCTGTCCGACACGCGCCGCGCCGCCATGCTCGATGCGCTCGCCGACCATGTTCTGGCGCATGGGCTGGCGGCGTCGAGCTTGCGGCCACTCGCCAAGGCCGCCGGCCTCAGCGATCGCATGCTGCTGTACCATTTCAAGGACAAGAATGCGGTGCTGGCCGCAACGCTGGCAACGATCGCATCGCGGCTGACGGTCATGCTCGGGGATGCCGTGGCCGCGCCGATGCCGCTGCCGGAGGTGCGGGCGCGGCTGGTCCCGCTGCTGCTCGGCGACGCGCTCTGGCCCTATATGCGCGTCTGGCTGGAAATGGCGGCGCTGGCGGCGCAGGGCGATGCGCTGTTTGCCGAGGTCGGCGAAGCGATCGGGCGCGGATTTTATGCCTGGGGCTATGCCCAGGTCGCCGCCCCGACGCCCGAACGGCGCGCCATCGATGCTGCGCAGCTGCTGACGAGCCTGGAAGGCATGGTGCTGCTGAAAAGCATCGGCATGGAGGATGTGGCGCGGCTGGCCGCCGGCTGA
- the rpoB gene encoding DNA-directed RNA polymerase subunit beta produces MATQMKQPGIFNARRRIRKDFGKIGEVVQMPNLIEVQRESYEHFLRSRPADGYVSGLEKTLRSVFPIRDFAGTAELDFVHYELEEPKYDTDECRQRGMTYAAPMRVTLRLIVFEVDADTETRSVLDIKEQDVYMGDMPLMTHNGTFIINGTERVIVSQMHRSPGVFFDHDRGKTHASGKYLFAARVIPYRGSWLDFEFDAKDIVNVRIDRKRKLPVTTLLYALNWNSEEILNLFYNRVTWVRGHGSQGEAGWVVPFVEANWRGQKPTFDIVNGETGEVVFPLGTKITPRIARKAVTDGLTTLLIPTEEIFGRYSAYDLINEATGEIYIEAGDELTAENLDKIDKSGQSSIELLDIDHVSVGPWIRNTLMADKVEERDHALSEIYRVMRPGEPPTRETAEAMFYGLFFDADRYDLSAVGRVKMNMRLDLDVADDMTVLRREDILEVIKTLVNLKDGKGEIDDIDNLGNRRVRSVGELLENQYRVGLLRMERAVKERMSSVDIDTVMPNDLINAKPAVAAVREFFGSSQLSQFMDQTNPLSEVTHKRRVSALGPGGLTRERAGFEVRDVHPTHYGRICPIETPEGPNIGLINSLATFSRVNKYGFIETPYRKVVDNKLTDDVVYLSAMEEAKHTIAQANADTNTDRSFTEDLISAREAGEFLMAPKNQITLMDVSPKQLVSVAASLIPFLENDDANRALMGSNMQRQAVPLVKAEAPFVGTGMEGTVARDSGAAIAARRGGIIDQVDATRIVIRATTEVEAGKSGVDIYTLMKFQRSNQNTCINQRPLVKVGELVSKGDIIADGPSTEDGELALGRNALVAFMPWNGYNYEDSILINEKIVKEDVFTSIHIEEFEVMARDTKLGPEDITRDIPNVGEEALRNLDEAGIVYIGAEVEPGDILCGKITPKGESPMTPEEKLLRAIFGEKASDVRDTSLKLPPGVAGTVVEVRVFNRHGIDKDERALQIEREEIERLEKDAADERAILDRATYNRVRDRLLGQVAVAAPKGVKKGAEIDDALLEEHPRREWWKFGVAEDSVQAELEAIKAQWDDAQALITARLDDKKGKLQSGDELPPGVLKMVKVFVAVKRKLQPGDKMAGRHGNKGVISRILPQEDMPFLADGTPVDIVLNPLGVPSRMNVGQIFETHLGWAARGLGKQIGAMLEDIHAKGKDLASGDTDAMRDKLKAIYAGQYDSDIAGMTDEKVHELAFNLAGGVPMATPVFDGAREADVSHMLELAGLDTSGQVELFDGRTGDQFDRKVTVGYIYMLKLHHLVDDKIHARSIGPYSLVTQQPLGGKAQFGGQRFGEMEVWALQAYGAAYTLQEMLTVKSDDVIGRTKVYEAIVKGDDTFEAGIPESFNVLVKEMRSLGLNVELQSHEKVD; encoded by the coding sequence ATGGCCACCCAGATGAAGCAGCCCGGTATTTTCAACGCGCGCCGCCGCATCCGCAAGGATTTCGGCAAGATCGGCGAGGTGGTGCAGATGCCCAACCTCATCGAAGTGCAGCGCGAATCCTACGAACATTTCCTGCGCTCGCGCCCGGCCGACGGCTATGTCTCGGGTCTTGAAAAGACGCTGCGCTCGGTGTTCCCGATCCGCGATTTCGCCGGCACCGCCGAACTCGACTTCGTCCATTACGAGCTCGAAGAGCCCAAATACGACACCGACGAATGCCGCCAGCGCGGCATGACCTATGCAGCGCCGATGCGCGTGACGCTGCGCCTGATCGTCTTTGAAGTCGATGCCGATACCGAAACCCGGTCGGTGCTCGATATCAAGGAGCAGGACGTCTATATGGGCGACATGCCGCTGATGACGCACAACGGCACCTTCATCATCAACGGCACCGAGCGCGTCATCGTCTCGCAGATGCACCGGTCGCCGGGCGTGTTCTTCGATCATGATCGCGGCAAGACCCATGCATCGGGCAAATATCTGTTCGCCGCCCGCGTCATTCCGTATCGCGGCTCGTGGCTCGATTTCGAATTCGACGCCAAGGACATCGTCAACGTCCGTATCGATCGCAAGCGCAAGCTGCCGGTCACGACACTGCTTTATGCGCTCAACTGGAATTCGGAAGAGATCCTCAACCTGTTCTACAACCGCGTCACTTGGGTGCGCGGCCATGGTTCGCAGGGTGAAGCCGGCTGGGTCGTGCCGTTCGTGGAGGCAAACTGGCGCGGCCAGAAGCCGACGTTCGACATTGTCAATGGCGAAACCGGCGAAGTCGTCTTCCCGCTCGGCACCAAGATCACGCCGCGCATCGCCCGCAAGGCGGTGACCGACGGCCTGACCACGCTGCTGATCCCGACCGAGGAGATCTTCGGCCGCTACAGCGCCTATGACCTGATCAACGAGGCGACCGGCGAAATCTACATCGAAGCCGGCGACGAGCTGACGGCCGAAAACCTCGACAAGATCGACAAGTCGGGCCAGTCGTCGATCGAACTGCTCGACATCGACCATGTCTCGGTGGGGCCGTGGATCCGCAACACGCTGATGGCCGACAAGGTCGAAGAGCGTGACCATGCGCTGAGCGAAATCTATCGCGTCATGCGCCCTGGCGAACCGCCGACGCGTGAAACCGCCGAAGCCATGTTCTATGGCCTGTTCTTCGACGCCGACCGTTATGACCTGTCGGCTGTCGGCCGCGTCAAGATGAACATGCGTCTCGACCTCGATGTCGCCGACGACATGACGGTGTTGCGCCGCGAGGACATTCTCGAAGTCATCAAGACTTTGGTGAACCTCAAGGACGGCAAGGGCGAGATCGACGACATCGACAACCTCGGCAACCGCCGCGTGCGTTCGGTCGGCGAGCTGCTGGAAAACCAGTATCGCGTCGGGCTGCTGCGCATGGAGCGTGCGGTCAAGGAGCGCATGTCGAGCGTCGATATCGACACCGTCATGCCGAACGACCTGATCAACGCCAAGCCGGCGGTCGCCGCGGTGCGCGAATTCTTCGGCAGCTCGCAGCTGTCGCAGTTCATGGACCAGACCAACCCGCTCAGCGAAGTCACCCACAAGCGCCGCGTGTCGGCCTTGGGGCCGGGCGGTCTGACGCGCGAACGGGCAGGTTTCGAAGTCCGCGACGTTCACCCGACGCACTATGGCCGTATCTGCCCCATTGAAACGCCGGAAGGCCCGAATATCGGCCTAATCAACAGCCTGGCGACGTTCAGCCGGGTGAACAAATATGGCTTTATCGAGACGCCGTATCGCAAGGTCGTCGATAACAAGCTGACCGACGATGTCGTCTATCTGTCGGCAATGGAAGAGGCCAAGCACACGATTGCCCAGGCCAATGCCGACACCAACACGGATCGCAGCTTCACCGAAGACCTGATCTCGGCGCGCGAAGCCGGCGAATTCCTGATGGCGCCGAAGAACCAGATCACCCTGATGGACGTCAGCCCCAAGCAGCTGGTGTCGGTCGCGGCATCGCTGATCCCGTTCCTGGAAAATGATGACGCCAACCGCGCGCTGATGGGTTCGAACATGCAGCGCCAGGCGGTGCCGCTGGTCAAGGCCGAGGCACCGTTCGTCGGCACCGGCATGGAAGGCACCGTGGCGCGCGATTCGGGCGCTGCGATCGCTGCCCGCCGTGGCGGCATCATCGACCAGGTCGATGCGACGCGTATCGTCATCCGTGCGACGACCGAAGTCGAAGCCGGCAAGTCGGGCGTCGACATCTACACGCTGATGAAGTTCCAGCGGTCGAACCAGAACACCTGCATCAACCAGCGCCCGCTGGTGAAGGTCGGCGAACTGGTGTCGAAGGGCGACATCATCGCCGACGGTCCGTCGACCGAGGATGGCGAACTGGCGCTGGGCCGCAACGCGCTCGTCGCGTTCATGCCGTGGAACGGCTACAACTATGAAGATTCGATCCTGATCAACGAGAAGATCGTCAAGGAAGACGTCTTCACCTCGATCCACATCGAAGAATTCGAAGTGATGGCGCGCGACACCAAGCTCGGGCCGGAAGACATCACCCGCGACATTCCGAACGTCGGCGAGGAAGCGCTGCGCAACCTCGACGAAGCCGGCATTGTCTATATCGGCGCCGAAGTCGAACCGGGCGATATCCTGTGCGGCAAGATCACGCCCAAGGGCGAAAGCCCGATGACGCCGGAAGAAAAGCTGCTGCGCGCCATCTTCGGGGAAAAGGCATCGGACGTCCGCGACACCTCGCTCAAGCTGCCGCCGGGCGTTGCCGGGACGGTGGTGGAAGTGCGCGTGTTCAACCGCCACGGCATCGACAAGGACGAACGCGCCCTGCAGATCGAGCGCGAGGAAATCGAACGGCTCGAAAAGGATGCCGCCGATGAACGCGCCATTCTCGATCGCGCCACCTACAACCGCGTCCGCGACCGTCTGCTCGGCCAGGTAGCCGTCGCAGCGCCCAAGGGCGTCAAGAAGGGCGCCGAGATCGACGACGCCCTGCTCGAGGAGCATCCGCGCCGCGAATGGTGGAAGTTCGGCGTCGCCGAGGATTCGGTGCAGGCCGAACTCGAAGCCATCAAGGCGCAGTGGGACGATGCGCAGGCGCTGATCACCGCGCGGCTCGACGACAAGAAGGGCAAGCTCCAGTCCGGCGACGAACTGCCGCCGGGCGTGCTCAAGATGGTCAAGGTGTTCGTCGCGGTGAAGCGCAAGTTGCAGCCCGGGGACAAGATGGCCGGCCGCCACGGCAACAAGGGTGTCATCAGCCGCATCCTGCCGCAGGAAGACATGCCCTTCCTCGCCGACGGGACCCCGGTCGATATCGTGCTCAATCCGCTCGGCGTGCCGTCCCGCATGAATGTCGGTCAGATCTTCGAAACCCATCTCGGCTGGGCCGCCCGCGGCCTCGGCAAGCAGATCGGTGCGATGCTGGAAGACATCCATGCCAAGGGCAAGGACCTGGCGTCGGGTGACACCGATGCGATGCGCGACAAGCTGAAGGCAATCTATGCCGGCCAGTATGACAGCGACATCGCCGGGATGACCGACGAGAAGGTCCATGAGCTGGCGTTCAACCTCGCCGGCGGCGTGCCGATGGCGACACCGGTGTTCGATGGCGCGCGCGAAGCCGATGTCAGCCACATGCTGGAACTGGCCGGGCTCGACACGTCGGGTCAGGTCGAGCTGTTCGACGGCCGCACCGGCGACCAGTTCGATCGCAAGGTGACGGTGGGCTATATCTACATGCTCAAGCTGCACCATCTCGTCGACGACAAGATCCACGCACGTTCGATCGGGCCGTACTCGCTCGTTACCCAGCAGCCGCTGGGCGGCAAGGCGCAGTTCGGTGGCCAGCGCTTCGGGGAAATGGAAGTCTGGGCCTTGCAGGCTTATGGCGCCGCCTACACCTTGCAGGAAATGCTGACGGTGAAGTCGGATGACGTCATCGGCCGAACCAAGGTCTATGAAGCGATCGTCAAGGGTGACGACACCTTCGAGGCCGGCATTCCGGAGAGCTTCAACGTGCTGGTCAAGGAAATGCGGTCCTTGGGCCTCAACGTCGAACTGCAGAGCCACGAGAAGGTCGACTAG
- a CDS encoding PEPxxWA-CTERM sorting domain-containing protein: MFGFRMLAAATVAAVMASGATASTLVTTPGAYSGPTLNLSPYATGDYNFTFGPVNVGPGLTFTAAPGGGGNSGQGSVVGQGSYGLNANGSFGGSAVYIGVDSGTGYAQITFASAQTQFYGFWNYAPGIGNAPTLSTLDVSGNVLQSFDLSALAPISTPGGFNAFAFRGIEGTDQFHGVRFGGSYILLAATADGDPVGGVPEPASWAMLITGFGLVGAAARRRRSVAVAA; the protein is encoded by the coding sequence ATGTTCGGTTTTCGCATGCTGGCGGCGGCCACCGTCGCTGCCGTGATGGCGTCCGGCGCCACAGCGTCGACGCTGGTGACAACGCCCGGCGCCTATTCCGGCCCGACGCTCAACCTGTCGCCTTATGCCACGGGGGACTATAATTTCACCTTCGGGCCGGTGAACGTCGGCCCCGGCCTGACCTTTACCGCTGCCCCCGGCGGCGGCGGCAACAGCGGCCAGGGTTCGGTCGTCGGCCAGGGCAGCTATGGCCTCAATGCCAACGGCAGCTTTGGCGGCTCGGCGGTCTATATCGGCGTGGATTCGGGCACCGGCTATGCCCAGATCACCTTCGCATCGGCGCAGACGCAATTCTACGGCTTTTGGAACTATGCCCCGGGCATCGGTAACGCGCCGACCCTTTCGACGCTCGACGTTTCGGGCAATGTCCTTCAGTCGTTCGACCTCAGCGCGTTGGCGCCGATCTCCACCCCGGGCGGCTTCAATGCCTTTGCCTTCCGCGGCATCGAAGGCACCGACCAGTTCCATGGTGTCCGCTTTGGCGGCAGCTATATCCTCCTTGCCGCCACTGCCGATGGCGATCCCGTCGGTGGTGTGCCGGAACCAGCCAGCTGGGCAATGCTGATCACGGGCTTCGGCCTTGTCGGTGCAGCTGCCCGTCGTCGTCGGAGCGTTGCCGTAGCCGCCTGA
- the rpoC gene encoding DNA-directed RNA polymerase subunit beta': MNTELMNFFSPAAKPETFDQIQISLASPERIRSWSFGEIKKPETINYRTFKPERDGLFCARIFGPIKDYECLCGKYKRMKYKGIVCEKCGVEVTVSKVRRERMGHIELAAPVAHIWFLKSLPSRIGMLLDMQLKNLERVLYFEQYVVIEPGLTPMKKFDLLTEDELLTAQDEYGEDGFVAGIGAEAIRRLLEEMDLEGEMVTLREELATTKSELKPKKIIKRMKVVESFIESGNKPEWMIMTVVPVIPPELRPLVPLDGGRFATSDLNDLYRRVINRNNRLKRLIELRAPDIIVRNEKRMLQEAVDALFDNGRRGRTITGANKRPLKSLSDMLKGKQGRFRQNLLGKRVDYSGRSVIVTGPELKLHQCGLPKKMALELFKPFIYSRLDAKGLSMTLKQAKKWVEKERKEVWDILDEVIREHPVLLNRAPTLHRLGIQAFEPVLIEGKAIQLHPLVCSAFNADFDGDQMAVHVPLSLEAQLEARVLMMSTNNILSPANGKPIIVPSQDMILGLYYLSMESNKEPGEGMAFANMAEVHQALHAKVVTLHSKIRARVETTDENGNMVLRRVETTPGRMLLGETLPKSSKVPYETINRLLTKKEIGDVIDTVYRHTGQKETVLFADAIMSLGFRHAFQAGISFGKDDMVIPAAKGPLVDGTKAMVKDFEQQYQDGLITQGEKYNKVVDAWARCGDKVAEEMMTEIRTRKVDANGRDMQINSIYMMAHSGARGSQAQMKQLAGMRGLMAKPSGEIIETPIISNFKEGLTVLEYFNSTHGARKGLADTALKTANSGYLTRRLVDVSQDCVVSEQDCGTERGMLMKAIVEGGNTIVSLGERILGRTVLQDISDAKTGELLAPAGMLLSEVDVTRIEKAAVAEVKIRSPLLCETKGGVCATCYGRDLARGTPVNIGEAVGVIAAQSIGEPGTQLTMRTFHIGGAAQVSEQSTLDSPVDGTIEFRALSTIADSRGRNISMARNGELVLRDAEGRERSIHRIPYGATLMHLEGAIVSKGDRLAEWDPYTLPVITEKSGKVKYQDLIEGVSMSENVDEATGIAQKVVQDWRAINKKDDLRPRITLLDDSSGETARYLLAVDAILSVNDGQEVFAGDVVARIPREAAKTRDITGGLPRVAELFEARIPKDNAIIARINGRVEFGKDYKTKRRISIRPEDGGELAEYLVPKGKHVSVQEGDYVRRGDYLIDGNPNPHDILDVLGIEPLAEYLCTEVQEVYRLQGVRINDKHIETIVRQMLQKVEITKSGDTTLLVGEQVDREEMDAENAKLDKKGEAAEGKPVLLGITKASLQTKSFISAASFQETTRVLTEAAVQGKIDTLQGLKENVIVGRLIPAGTGAGMARLRVAANSRDAALRASQAQKAPAEAVAIAAPAEAASDA, encoded by the coding sequence ATGAATACCGAACTGATGAATTTCTTCTCGCCGGCCGCCAAGCCCGAGACGTTCGACCAGATCCAGATTTCGCTGGCGTCGCCGGAGCGTATCCGCAGCTGGTCGTTCGGCGAGATCAAGAAGCCCGAGACCATCAACTACCGCACGTTCAAGCCCGAGCGCGACGGCCTGTTCTGCGCGCGCATCTTCGGTCCGATCAAGGATTACGAATGCCTGTGCGGCAAGTACAAGCGCATGAAGTACAAGGGCATCGTCTGCGAAAAATGCGGCGTTGAAGTCACCGTATCCAAGGTCCGGCGCGAGCGCATGGGCCATATCGAGCTGGCCGCCCCGGTTGCGCACATCTGGTTCCTCAAGTCGCTGCCGTCGCGCATCGGCATGCTGCTCGACATGCAGCTGAAGAACCTCGAGCGCGTGCTGTATTTCGAACAATATGTCGTCATCGAACCCGGCCTGACGCCGATGAAGAAGTTCGACCTCCTCACCGAGGACGAACTGCTGACAGCGCAGGACGAATATGGCGAGGACGGCTTTGTTGCCGGCATCGGCGCCGAGGCGATCCGTCGCCTGCTCGAGGAAATGGACCTCGAAGGCGAGATGGTGACGCTTCGCGAGGAACTGGCGACGACCAAGTCCGAGTTGAAGCCCAAGAAGATCATCAAGCGCATGAAGGTCGTCGAGAGCTTCATCGAATCGGGCAACAAGCCCGAATGGATGATCATGACCGTCGTGCCGGTCATCCCGCCCGAACTGCGCCCGCTGGTGCCGCTCGATGGCGGCCGCTTCGCGACGTCGGATCTCAACGATCTCTATCGCCGCGTCATCAACCGCAACAACCGCCTCAAGCGGCTGATCGAGCTGCGCGCACCGGACATCATCGTCCGCAACGAAAAGCGCATGCTGCAGGAAGCCGTCGATGCGCTGTTCGACAACGGCCGCCGCGGCCGGACGATCACCGGTGCCAACAAGCGGCCGCTCAAGTCGCTGTCCGACATGCTCAAGGGCAAGCAGGGCCGCTTCCGCCAGAACCTGCTCGGCAAGCGTGTCGATTATTCGGGTCGTTCGGTCATCGTTACCGGGCCGGAATTGAAGCTGCACCAGTGCGGGCTGCCCAAGAAGATGGCGCTCGAGCTGTTCAAGCCGTTCATCTACTCGCGTCTCGACGCCAAGGGTCTGTCGATGACTCTCAAGCAGGCCAAGAAGTGGGTCGAAAAGGAGCGCAAGGAAGTCTGGGACATCCTCGACGAGGTCATTCGCGAGCATCCCGTGCTGCTCAACCGCGCGCCGACGCTCCACCGCCTCGGCATCCAGGCGTTCGAACCCGTGCTGATCGAAGGCAAGGCGATCCAGCTGCACCCGCTCGTCTGCTCGGCGTTCAATGCCGACTTCGATGGTGACCAGATGGCCGTCCACGTTCCGCTGTCGCTCGAAGCGCAGCTGGAAGCGCGCGTCCTGATGATGTCGACCAACAACATCCTCAGCCCGGCCAACGGCAAGCCGATCATCGTCCCGTCGCAGGACATGATCCTGGGGCTCTATTATCTGTCGATGGAGTCGAACAAGGAACCGGGCGAAGGCATGGCGTTCGCCAACATGGCGGAGGTCCACCAGGCCCTCCACGCCAAGGTGGTGACGCTCCATTCCAAGATCCGCGCCCGCGTCGAAACCACCGACGAGAATGGCAACATGGTGCTGCGCCGTGTCGAAACGACGCCGGGCCGCATGCTGCTGGGCGAAACCCTGCCGAAATCGTCGAAGGTGCCGTACGAGACCATCAACCGCCTGCTGACCAAGAAGGAGATCGGCGATGTCATCGACACCGTCTATCGCCACACCGGCCAGAAGGAGACGGTTCTGTTCGCCGACGCCATCATGTCGCTGGGCTTCCGCCACGCCTTCCAGGCGGGCATCAGCTTCGGCAAGGACGACATGGTCATCCCCGCCGCCAAGGGCCCGCTGGTCGATGGCACCAAGGCGATGGTCAAGGATTTCGAGCAGCAGTATCAGGACGGCCTGATCACCCAGGGCGAAAAGTACAACAAGGTCGTCGATGCCTGGGCGCGCTGCGGTGACAAGGTCGCCGAAGAAATGATGACCGAGATCCGCACCCGCAAGGTCGATGCCAACGGCCGCGACATGCAGATCAACTCGATCTACATGATGGCGCATTCCGGTGCCCGTGGTTCGCAGGCGCAGATGAAGCAGCTCGCCGGCATGCGCGGCCTGATGGCCAAGCCGTCGGGCGAGATCATCGAAACGCCGATCATCTCGAACTTCAAGGAAGGCCTGACCGTCCTTGAATATTTCAACTCGACCCATGGCGCCCGCAAGGGTCTCGCCGACACCGCGCTGAAGACCGCCAACTCGGGCTATCTGACGCGTCGTCTGGTCGATGTCAGCCAGGATTGCGTTGTCAGCGAGCAGGATTGCGGCACCGAACGCGGCATGTTGATGAAGGCCATTGTCGAAGGCGGCAACACCATCGTCTCGTTGGGGGAACGTATCCTCGGCCGCACCGTGCTGCAGGACATCAGCGACGCCAAGACCGGCGAATTGCTGGCACCCGCCGGCATGCTGCTCAGCGAAGTCGATGTCACCCGGATCGAAAAGGCCGCCGTGGCGGAAGTGAAGATCCGCTCGCCGCTGCTGTGCGAGACCAAGGGCGGCGTCTGCGCCACCTGCTATGGTCGCGATCTGGCCCGCGGGACTCCGGTCAACATCGGTGAAGCTGTCGGCGTCATCGCCGCCCAGTCGATCGGTGAGCCGGGCACGCAGCTGACGATGCGGACCTTCCACATCGGCGGCGCCGCACAGGTCAGCGAGCAGTCGACGCTCGACAGCCCGGTCGACGGCACCATCGAGTTCCGCGCCCTGTCGACGATTGCCGACAGCCGCGGCCGCAACATCTCGATGGCGCGCAACGGCGAACTGGTGCTGCGCGATGCCGAAGGCCGCGAGCGTTCGATCCACCGTATTCCCTACGGCGCGACGCTGATGCATCTGGAAGGCGCCATCGTGTCCAAGGGCGATCGCCTGGCCGAATGGGATCCGTACACCCTGCCGGTCATCACCGAGAAGTCGGGCAAGGTGAAGTATCAGGATCTCATCGAAGGCGTCTCCATGTCGGAGAATGTCGACGAAGCCACCGGCATCGCCCAGAAAGTGGTGCAGGACTGGCGCGCCATCAACAAGAAGGATGACCTGCGTCCGCGCATCACCCTGCTCGATGACTCGTCGGGGGAAACGGCGCGTTACCTGCTCGCCGTCGACGCCATTCTGTCGGTCAACGATGGACAGGAAGTCTTCGCCGGCGACGTGGTCGCACGTATCCCGCGCGAAGCGGCCAAGACGCGCGACATCACCGGCGGTCTGCCGCGGGTGGCGGAGCTGTTCGAGGCGCGCATCCCGAAGGACAATGCGATCATCGCGCGCATCAACGGGCGTGTCGAATTCGGCAAGGACTACAAGACCAAGCGCCGTATCTCGATCCGTCCCGAAGACGGCGGCGAACTCGCCGAATATCTGGTCCCCAAGGGCAAGCATGTCTCGGTGCAGGAAGGCGATTATGTCCGCCGCGGCGATTATCTGATCGACGGCAACCCGAACCCGCACGACATTCTCGACGTGCTCGGCATCGAACCGCTGGCCGAATATCTGTGCACCGAAGTCCAGGAAGTCTATCGTCTCCAGGGTGTGCGGATCAACGACAAGCACATCGAAACCATCGTCCGCCAGATGCTGCAGAAGGTCGAGATCACCAAGTCGGGTGATACGACGCTGCTCGTCGGCGAACAGGTCGATCGCGAGGAAATGGACGCGGAGAACGCCAAGCTCGACAAGAAGGGCGAAGCTGCCGAAGGCAAGCCCGTCCTGCTCGGCATCACCAAGGCCAGCCTGCAGACCAAGAGCTTCATCTCGGCCGCATCGTTCCAGGAAACGACGCGGGTGCTGACCGAAGCCGCCGTCCAGGGCAAGATCGACACGCTACAGGGGCTGAAGGAGAACGTCATCGTCGGCCGTCTGATCCCGGCCGGCACCGGCGCCGGCATGGCGCGGCTCCGCGTTGCCGCCAACAGCCGCGACGCGGCGTTGCGCGCCAGCCAGGCCCAGAAGGCACCTGCCGAAGCGGTAGCGATCGCCGCTCCCGCCGAGGCTGCCAGCGACGCCTGA